Below is a genomic region from Nitrospirota bacterium.
AGCAGCGCAAGCCAGGCAAACCGTTCCCCGGCTGTGTTCTGCAGATGGCTGATCGCCGGGTGTGAAGACAGTCCTGGCTGGATGGGCACCAGAGGCTACTGGATCTCGATTTTATAGCGTTCGAGCGTCGTGGCTTTGGTGCGGGCCAGGTTCGAGAGCGACTTGTTATAGTCCACGACCGCCCGCAGTTCGTTGCCACGGGCGGTGGCCAAGTCGCGCTGGAAGTCCAGCACGAACCGGGTGGTGCTGAGTCCGACGTTGAGCCGTTCCTGTTCAGCCTGGAGCTGTTTCTCGGCCATGATCCGCGCGGAACGGGTCGTTTCAATCCGTTTGAAATCGGTCTGCACGCGCCGCACCGCCTCTCGTACCCCGACGATCACCTGCTGCCGGACGCTCTGCAGGGAGAACTGGGCATTGCGGCCCTCGAGCTGTCGCTTGTTGAACTGGCTTACGGCCGAACGGTTGCCGAGGGGGTAGCTGAGCACGAGCCCGGCGCCATAGTTATAAAAGTCTCCGCCGAAATTCCTGCTGAACATGTCAGCGCCGTCTTTGCCCAAGCCGGCCAATCCCGAGGTGCCCTGAAAGGCCAGGTTGGGGAGGAGCTGATTCTTGGCGAATTTTGTGTTCAGCTCGGCGGTCTCAGTGTTCTTGCCAGCCTGCAGGACCTCCGGCCGCAACTTCAGCGCGACGTCGATGGCTTCCTCGAGACTGAGCGGCTCCAGAGCCTTGACCGGTTGGTCCAGAGGCACCAGATGGACGTCCTGGCGGAGTTCTTCCTCCTCAGGATTTAACAGCCGGCGCAGCTGGTCTTCCTGGTCCCGAATGGCCTTCTCCGCGATGATCACCTGCTCGACCCGGGCCGCCACCGCCGCTTCCGCTTGCAGCACATCCACGATGGCCATGACGCCGGCCTTGGCCTTGGCCCGGTTGCTCGCCAGCAATTCCTCCGCTGCCTTCAAGGCCGACTGGGCGACTTTGAGGTTTTCGTTCGTGAAGACCACTTCCCAATAGGTCTGCTCCACGGTCGCGATGACGGTCAGGACCCGGTCTTTGAAGACATGCTCCTCCACCTTCGCGTTGTTCTGGGCGACCGCAATGAAGGTCTTGTTGATATCCACGCCGAAGTTCTTCAGCAAAGGCTGGGTGAGCGTGAAGGCAAGACCGGAAGTATAGCCGGGGTTGAACAAAAACCCGGTATTGCCGGCCACGAAAGTCCGCTGCGGGCTGAAATTGATATCGTAGTTCGCGCCCGTCAAAAGGTTTTGCGTCATGTCGAAGGTGACAGTGGATTGGTTCTGGTCGAAGGTTTGGATCTTCGACAAGTCCGCCGTACCGGAGAAGCCGAAGACCGGCCGGTTCAGTGGCTGGACTTGGCGGTTGTACTGGCCGTTGGCGCTGACCGTGGGGTCGAACTTGGCCTGCTCGGCGATAATGTCGGTGAGCCGGCTTTCCTTGGTCTGGCGGCTGATGCTGATGTCCAGGTTGCGTTGGAGTGCCTGTAGGACGGCGTCCACCAGCGAGATCGCTTCCTTCCGGGGATCCGTCGGCTTGGCCGGGGGTGTTTCGGCCCATGAGCCTGTGAGGCCGACCCCTAAGCAGAGGGCAAGGACGGCGGCGCAGCTTCGCCACTGTTTCGCTACCTGGTCGTTGCGGAACCGGGGCATGAAATTCCCCTTGCTTGAATCACCAAAATGCGCCCATAATATAACGTCGGACGGTCGCTTCTGTCACGGAGAATCTTGGTACGGACAATGGCAAGAAACCTCCTGGTCTTGGCTCTTTTCCTGTTGGCTGGGGAACATTTGACGGTCGAGCCGGTTTTGGCCCAAAGCGTGTCCGGCGTCCGCGGCATGACCGGGGGAGTTGGCGCTCTGTTCAATCTGACCGGTCCCGCCAATCTGTATGTGGATACCGCGGGGATTCAAGGGTACATCTACACGCCTGGTGCGAACTTTGAATCCTATAGCTACCGCGTTCCCGGAGGCCAAGCCTGGAGCGGGGCGCAGATGACCCTCGGTCCCCAGTTGAGTGTCGGCCTGATCGCCGGTTCTAACCAAAGCGGTTCGCCGGTCGTGTTCCCGCCTTTGCCTCGTCAGTTGACGCATGCGCCTCCGATTCAATCGACCCTCTTGAACGATAACCCCGACGAGATCCCCTAAACCCAGTCGCACGGCACCAGTAAAAAGTTACAAGTTTCGGTAGGCTGGTGTGCGCATGTGCCCTTTGGGGTCTCGCAGCTACGGTGTATTTGCGAGCTGCCAGGCCAGGACGAACAGGTACCGGGCGGCTCTCTCCAGAATCTCCGTTTTCACCGTGTCGGCCGTATCCGACGGCTGGTGAAAATGAGGGTGAGGCCCGGCACTGACGATGGTGGCTGTGGGGGTGCCTGCTTCCTTGAACGGGACGTGATCGCCTCCGGGAAAGAAGCCGTACAAGTCCAGCAGCTCCGCGACGCCGGCCACCTTGCCCGCTTCTGTCGCCTCTTCTTTTGAAAGCCCCGTCAGCCCCACCGTCAACCGTCCGTTGCCGATTCCCGCGTGGTCCACATTCAGCATGGCGACCGTCTGATTCAGCGGCAGGGGAGGCTTGCCTACGTATAGGCGGGAACCGAAGAGGCCCTGCTCCTCGCCGCTGAATGAGACGAACACGATTGTCCGTTTGTGCGCGAGGCCGGATTTGGCGAAAGTCTTGGCTACTTCGAGCAACACCGCGGTTCCGGAGGCATTATCGTCGGCGCCGGGAAACAAGAGGCCGGCTTGGCGGCCGAAGTGATCACGGTGCGCGCCGATCACCAGGGCCCGTTCTCTCAGGGCCGGATCTTGCCCGGGGATCATTCCCAATACATTGACCAATGTACCTGATTCTTGCCGACTGTCCCAGGCAAGATGGAGAATGACGTTGGTGGGGGCAGATTGAGGCTTGCGTTGCTGGTTCAACCGTTCTTGTACCTCGCGGAGCGATTGGCCATCAACGGCCAGAAGTTGCTCCGCCAGTTCCGTGCTGATCCAGGCGCCGGGAAGCAGGCGATTGTCGCTTGCCTGGCTGTAGAGGGCGGTCGGTGCCCTGCCGATCCCTCGACGTGTTTCATAGGCCGACGTGATTGGCCCGGTGGCGGTCAGGAAGGCGATCGCGCCGCGCTTCCGCGCCGTTCGCTCCTTGTCTGCATGGGTGACCGGCGTTGAATAGCCCTCCGGTTTTCCCCGCAGGAAGAGCACGACGCGATCGCGCACATCCAGACCTGCATATTCGTCGAACTCGTGGGCGGGATCGGAGATGCCGTACCCGACAAAAATCAGTGGTGCGCTGGCGCCAGCCGAAGGAGAGTCCAGGATCGGCAGAAAGTCAGGCCCTAACCGGGCCGGCGTCGTCACGGCCGGCGTCGTCCATTCCATTATGGCCGGGGCTTGTATAGAGCTGCCCGTGAAGGCTTCCGACTGAGCCCACAGCGGACCGCGTGCGTTGCCGGGCAACGGCCGGCCGCCGCACGGGAACAAGCCCAGTGACTCGAATCGCTCGACTATGAACCTCGCGGAACGCACGTCGTCGGCTGTGCCGGTCTGCCGGCCGTTGAATGCTGGGCTACTCAGGCGCGCGACATCTTCCATCATTCTGGGCCCTGAGATCGCGCCCAACGCCGCAGCGAGTCCATCCGGGGCCATGCGTAGGTCGGGAGCCGCCGAGGCAACCGTAGCGAGCAGGAGTAAGCAGCCGGACAAGGCCAGGATATGACGCATGCAGTTCCTCATTGTCTGGGGTAAGAGAGCAGGGTAACATGGGAACGGACGGTCGAAAAGTCTAAAAGTCTGAGTCTGAAGGTCACGAGGGTTCAGAGTTGGGTCGAATCGAAGAAACTGCTATAATGCAAAAGTTCTTAGCATGGGCATAATAAACGTGCGGCCTGTGAATACAAACAAGAGTCAGAGCGATGAGCGACGACGGATTGTTTCCCAAACC
It encodes:
- a CDS encoding TolC family protein, encoding MPRFRNDQVAKQWRSCAAVLALCLGVGLTGSWAETPPAKPTDPRKEAISLVDAVLQALQRNLDISISRQTKESRLTDIIAEQAKFDPTVSANGQYNRQVQPLNRPVFGFSGTADLSKIQTFDQNQSTVTFDMTQNLLTGANYDINFSPQRTFVAGNTGFLFNPGYTSGLAFTLTQPLLKNFGVDINKTFIAVAQNNAKVEEHVFKDRVLTVIATVEQTYWEVVFTNENLKVAQSALKAAEELLASNRAKAKAGVMAIVDVLQAEAAVAARVEQVIIAEKAIRDQEDQLRRLLNPEEEELRQDVHLVPLDQPVKALEPLSLEEAIDVALKLRPEVLQAGKNTETAELNTKFAKNQLLPNLAFQGTSGLAGLGKDGADMFSRNFGGDFYNYGAGLVLSYPLGNRSAVSQFNKRQLEGRNAQFSLQSVRQQVIVGVREAVRRVQTDFKRIETTRSARIMAEKQLQAEQERLNVGLSTTRFVLDFQRDLATARGNELRAVVDYNKSLSNLARTKATTLERYKIEIQ
- a CDS encoding M20/M25/M40 family metallo-hydrolase — protein: MRNCMRHILALSGCLLLLATVASAAPDLRMAPDGLAAALGAISGPRMMEDVARLSSPAFNGRQTGTADDVRSARFIVERFESLGLFPCGGRPLPGNARGPLWAQSEAFTGSSIQAPAIMEWTTPAVTTPARLGPDFLPILDSPSAGASAPLIFVGYGISDPAHEFDEYAGLDVRDRVVLFLRGKPEGYSTPVTHADKERTARKRGAIAFLTATGPITSAYETRRGIGRAPTALYSQASDNRLLPGAWISTELAEQLLAVDGQSLREVQERLNQQRKPQSAPTNVILHLAWDSRQESGTLVNVLGMIPGQDPALRERALVIGAHRDHFGRQAGLLFPGADDNASGTAVLLEVAKTFAKSGLAHKRTIVFVSFSGEEQGLFGSRLYVGKPPLPLNQTVAMLNVDHAGIGNGRLTVGLTGLSKEEATEAGKVAGVAELLDLYGFFPGGDHVPFKEAGTPTATIVSAGPHPHFHQPSDTADTVKTEILERAARYLFVLAWQLANTP